In the Thermotoga sp. KOL6 genome, AAAAATCTTATCACAAGGTCTAAAATGGAGCACAATCCAAGACTCTTAATGAGGGTTGTTTACAAAGAAGGGGTGAACTATCACTGTGGAGAACTTGACTATCTCGTAAGAGTCTTGTCCGAAAAGGAAGATGAAGAGCTTAGGGATGTGAGAGAGTTAAAACTCGAGGTATCGCCTTTGGTTTCTTCGCTTGAATCCCTCAAAGAAAAGATAGAGAGAATAGAATACGCGATCGATCCCGCTTTGACCCTGTCTGTAAATGGCGAAGAAAAAACGTTTGAAAATGTGTTTTCTGAATTTCCGTTGAAGAAACTGGGGTGGTGAGAATGGAAGTAATCGTTTTCGATGTATCTGGTCCTTTTGGACTTTTCAGGAGGGGGTATACCACCACCTCCTCCTATACTCTTCCCTTTCCTCCAAGGCCCACAGTGTTGGGCCTTGTAGGATGTATCCTTGGCTACAGGGACATTCAAAGGCTTCAGAATGCGAACGTGGCTGTTCAGATAAAAAGTCCTTTGAAATTTTTGAGAATGGGGACGAATTTTGTTGAAACAAAAGACAGAGGTAGTAGGGTCAGAATAAGCCTTCAGCTTCTGAAAGAACCCCTATACAGGATCTTCTTCAGTTGGGAAGATGAAGATTTTTACAGATTGGAAAATCTTCTCAGGAATGGAGAAACGATTTTTACTCCTTATTTGGGAGTGGCCAGCTTCATAGTTAGAAGAATCGATTTTGTGGGACGATTCAAAGCCGTTCCTGTTGAGCCCCCGTGTGAGGTTCACACTGTGGCGAGAGGAGATACGAAACTTGTACCAGAACCTGGGCAATTTTTGGTTTATGAGAAAGTTACAAGACAGATGAACGAGAACAGAGAATTGATTGAAAGTGTGGTTTATGTTTTTAAAAAGGATCTATCGCCTTTGAAGGTGGAAGGGGGAGAAGTATGGAAGGTAGCGGATCAGAACATTGTCTGGATGTGATACGTTCACATGTTGATAGAAAACTCGTCGATCACCTGAAAGGTGTTGAAAAAAGAGCTTTAGAAAAGTTTGAAAGGATGAATGTACCTTGGAAAGAACTTTTTGGCTTCGAGAAGAAAACATTGAGACAATTCCTATCTCTTATTGCGACCTCTCATGATCTTGGAAAAGCTACCAAATATTTCCAAACATATTTGGATCAGGGAAAGGGACACCCGCAAAAGAAAAACCATTCGCTCTTATCTGCTCTTTTTTTCTTTCACAAATCACAAGGTCTTCCAAGCAAACTCAGAATATTCGGCTTTGAAATTGTAAGAAGACATCACGGAACTTTCGAGGGTTTTCTTTCAGAAGTGAATGAAATTTTTCTCGAGGATCAGTTGAAATCTATTCCGAGAGATTTTCTAGAAAAAAATGGGTTGGGCGATTTCAAGCTGAAGGAAACAGTGCAAGAAGTGCAAAGATGTATGGATGAGTTTTCCATCTTTGGAGACAAGAACATTGCAGATTACTTTCTCTTACATATTTTCATGTCCATACTCGTTTCTTCTGACAGGGAAGATGTTGTTTTAAGAGAAAACCCTCTTCCTCCCCTTCCTCCTTACGATCTCACAAAAATTGAAAGCTATTTATCTCGTATGGAGAGAAAAAGTAAAATAGACGAGCTCAGGGATGCTTTCCAGAGGGAAATAAAGGAGTATAAGTTAGAATCTCCAGGTGTGTACGCAATAAGTGCTCCAACAGGTATAGGAAAGACCATCGGGAATTTGATCTTTGCGGGTAAACTCGTGTCGGATAAGACCACCATAATCTACTCGTTGCCCTTTATCAACATAATCGAACAGACCGTGGAAAGGATTCAGGATATTTTTGAAACCAACGATCCTTTCTTTGTCATGCCGTTTCACCATCTGGCAGAACAAAAGTTTTCTGAAGAATATTCTGAAGTGGAAGACTTGTTGATCGATCTATGGCATTCGAGGATCGTAGTTACCACCTTTGTCTCCCTTCTTGAATCGCTGATCACTTTCAAAAAAATTCCATTTTTCTACAAATTACCAAATTCAGTTCTGATACTAGATGAAGTACAGGCCATTCCTTATGAGTACTGGGCTATTGTTGAGAATGTTTTGGAATTTCTCTCTAAGTTGGGAACTACCATTGTTCTCTCTACAGCAACGAAACCTGCTCTCTTGAAAGATGCAAAAGAGGTACTCGCGAATAAGTCCTTCTATTTTTCTAAACTGAACAGAGTCGCTCTCAGAGTGGAAAACGAAATGACTTTCAATGAATTTAAAGAATTCATCGAGGAAAAATTGAAAGATGGAAAGAAGACACTTATTATCACGAACACGATAAGGGAAGCAGAAGAAGTATACGATTCTCTGAAGGAAATGGGTTTAGGGATATGTTTCCTCTCTTCGAGAGTGGTACCCAAGGATCGTTCGAAACGTATTAAAAAAATAAGTGAATATGATGTTTGCGTTTCTACGCAAGTAGTTGAAGCAGGAGTCGATATCTCTTTTGAGAGAGTGATAAGAGATATTGCCCCCATCGATAGCATCGTTCAGGCTTCGGGGAGATGTAACAGACATTTTGAGCATGAAAGAGGGGAAGTGATAGTAGTTCCGGTAAAAGATGACAGAGGGATTTTCTTCTCCAAATACGTTTACGGCACCTTTTTGACGGAAGTTTCGAAGAGTTTTTTAGAACGAAGAAAATTCATGGAAGAGAAAGATTTTCTCGGGATGGTAGAAGCTTATTTTGAGGAAATAAGAAGATTAGGGGATCCAGACAAAAAAGACCTGTTGAGACATTTTCGAGACTTGAACTTTTCAAAGCTTAAGGAGTTTCAGCTTATTGCTCCAGAACCGACTGTTCCCTTCCTTGTCTTAGTTGATGAAGGCGCAGAAAGTGTATATGAAACCTTCAGAGAAGAATGGGAAAAAATATCAGAGAAAAAATCGGGAAAGTGGGAAAAATTCAATCTTGCTAAAGTGTTTTTCAAGAAATTGACACCTTACATAGTGAACGCTCGTGTTGAAAGCGATGAGTCATATCCCGAAATTTTCCTCGGTATGATCGTTATTCCGAAGAACCTTTTACGAAACTGGTATGACCCTATCAAAGGCTTGAGAACGAAGAGTTCCAAGGAAGTGGTAATTTGATCTCAGGGACAATCATATTAAGTTATGTGAACTGCGAAAGACAAGCTTGGCTCATGTCGAGAAATGTTGTTCCAGATCAGAGTAATCCCTATTTGGAACTAGGAAGATTTATCCATGAAGAATACAATTCTGGTCTCACACTTCCAGGAATGAAAGTAGATGTTCTCTTTGAGAAGAATGGCATGAGGATCGTTGGAGAAGTTAAAAAGTCTTCTGCATCTGTGAAAGGAGCAAGATACCAGCTTCTTTATTACTTAATGAGGCTCGAAGAGGAAGGTCTGAAAGCCAGAGGAGAAATCATTATTCCCAACGAAGACAAGAGAATACCTGTTGAGTTAGACGAAGAAAGCAGGAAAGAACTAAGGAACATCATTGTTCAAATTCATGAAGTTCTGTCGAAGGATATCCCACCGTCTCCTTCCAGGAAGAGTATCTGCAGAAAGTGTGGATACGAGCTTTTTTGTTTTTCATGAGGTGGTGACAATGGAGAGTGTTTATATTTTTTCAAGTGGAAGATTGAGGAGAAAGTCGAACACCCTATGTGTGGAAAGCGAAGGGGGAAAAAAATATATTCCCGTTGAGAATATCTTGGATATAAAGATTTTCGGTGAAGTGGACTTCAACAAAAGATTACTAGAGTTTCTTACACAGAAAAGAATCATTCTTCACTTTTTTAACAGAGAAGGTTATTATGTTGGCACTTACTATCCAAGGGAGTTTCTCAACAGTGGATTTCTCATACTGAGGCAGGTTGAGCACTTTCTCGATCATAAAAAAAGAATATCCATTGCTAGGAGTATAGTAATGGGTTCTTTAAATTCGATGATGAGTTTTTTGAAAGATAATAAAGTTGAGTATCGAAAATTAAAAGAGCTTTCAGAGAATCTAGAGAGTGTTAACACAGTTGAACAGCTCATGGCCATCGAAGGCAATGCAAGGGAAGAGTACTACAGCTTACTTGACAGTCTTGTAGACGAAGAAGCGTTCAGAATCAAAAAACGAACGAGAAGGCCTCCCCAGAACTATGCAAACACGTTATTAAGCTTTGGAAACTCTCTTTTGTATACAACCGTACTGAGTTTGATTTATCAAACTCATCTCGATCCAAGAGTAGGATACTTACACGAAACGAATTTTAGAAGATTCACTTTGAATCTTGACGTCGCAGAACTCTTTAAACCTCTGATAATAGACAAGATTGTAATATCGATGATTCGATTGAAAAGGATTCAAAAAAGGCATTTCAACAAGATATCAAATGGTTTGATGTTGAACGATGAGGGAAAAAAACTTTTCCTATCGGAATACGAGAAATTCTTGAGAAAAACAGTTCATCATAAGAAAATGAACCGTTATGTGTCTTTCAGAGGTCTGATCAAAATGGAACTTCACAGATTGGAGAAGCATCTCGTAGGAGAGCAGAATTACTCGGCTTTTTCAACTTCAATGTGGAGTTGACAAAATGTACATAATTATGGTTTATGACGTGAACGAAAAAAGGGTGGCAAAAATTCTTAAAGTTGCTAGGAAGTATTTAAACTGGGTTCAAAACTCCGTCCTCGAAGGAGAGATCTCTCCGGGAAAATTCGAGAAATTAAAGATGGAAGTAAAACGTCTTATTGACAAAAACGAAGATTCCGTTAGATTTTACATTACGGACTCTTCGAAATTTTTCAAACTGGAGAAGATGGGGCGGGACAAATCGGAGATCGGTATCTTCTATTAAATTTCGAGATCACGTTCAAGAATGATGTTTCTCTTGGCCATTTTTGCTTTTATAAGGGCGTTGTTCAGAATTTCCTCAAGCTCCCTGAAGTTGCCGGGATAGTCGTGTTTTTCTAATTTCTCGATTGCTTTCAAGCTTATATATTCAACTTCGCCGGTATTGTGTGGAGAAGTGGTCAAAACGAAACTGATCAACAGTCTGAAATCAGATTTTCTTTCATTCAAAGAGGGCAATTTTATTCTGAAGAGAAATCTCCTGTAAAGATCTGCTCTGAACAATTTTTTATCGATTGCTTCCAAAAGATCTTTGTTTGTTGCAGCTATGACTACGGTTGGAGCAAGGAAAGTTTCTAACAGACCAACGGGTCTCACTCTCCAGTCGTCAAGGTAAAGGAGCAACTTTGCTTGAGTTTTTGAGTCTATCTCCGCGATCTCATCTAAGAAGACAACGCCTCCTGCCTTGCTTAAAAATATCCCTGGATAGTCTTTGGCATCTGTATACGATCCTTCGGAGGAACCAAAAAGCTCAGTTTCAACCCATTCTTCCACGTTCAATACAGAAACCCTTGAGAAAAACTCGTTGAAATCTAGTTCTTTGATGAATCTTCTGGCCGTTTCGAACAAACTTTCCGCTATTATTCTTGCGAGAAGACTCTTTCCTGATCCAGTTGGTCCTTCTATCAAAATAGAAGGTACGACTCTGAAGCCTCTATCCTTGAATTTTTCTTCGATTTTTTTGAAGTCGTTCCAATTATGTTTGTTAGAAGATTTCCATTTTTTCAATATTTCCAAGCGCTCTTTTAACACTTCGACCATTTCTATCTCTTTGTAGATTCTTTTCAACTCCGAGACGATGTATCTAATTTTCTCTGCCGTTTTTTGCATGGACGGATCTAGAAAGAGACTCACGAATTTCTCTTTTATTTTTCCTTCTTTCTTCTTGCTCATTACATCTTTGTATTTCCAATCTATCCTCTTCCTCAGATCCTTCTCATTGGAGTCTTCCATAATGAGTTCTCTTATAGTTTCTTTTACTTTTGCTTCAAATCGTCCTTTTTCTTCGTACTCCACTGTGAAGTTTTTCTTGGAAAAAACTCCAGCTATTGGAAAATCAAGTAGTTTGTCTATAACCGAGGAGGGGACAGATTTCTCAACGAAGAACAAAATTTTGTCTACATCTTTTTTATTCAAAGAATCTAAAAATTCGATATTATCAACTATCAAAAGTGTTTTATCCACTCTTTGATCAAGGTTTTCTAGAATTTCCGCGTTTGCAAGTTCTGGTTTTTCAAGCTCTTTTGCAACATTAACCGTAAGATTCACCACGATTTCTTTCACCACGTTTTCCAACTCTTTGTCATTCATGTAGATTCGAATACCCACTTTCGATTTTTTTCTTGACAATCTTCATCACCTCTCGTTTTTCTCTTACGTTCAGAGAAATTCCTCTCTCTTTTATGAATTCCTCAAAAATTTTTTCCAGTTTCTCATAAAAGGTGTTTGGATAATTGTCTTTTATAAATTTTATCTTGTTCTTCTGCTCTTCTAGAAAATTTACCGCAACTTCCTCCGCGTTTGGTTTCTCTTTCTTAGGCCTTCCTCCTGAAGTTGTGAAATAACTCAATGAAATTGTTTGAGACTTTTCTCTTACGGTTACTCCGAACTTTTTCAAGTTGGTTCTGGAGGATCCCTTAGAGGAAATTGTTCCTTTAATTTCCTCGAGTGTTTTTCCTTCGTTCAATTTTTGTACCACTTGGTTCATTATCTCGATCATGGTCCTATTCATAGGGTTTCTCGTAGGAAAGAAACTGTATCCTTCTTCTGTTTTCAGAATGAATCCTATCGATTGAAGGGGACGTTCGTATCCTATGGTCTCCAAGTTATACTCGAGCTCTTTTAGGGAGGACGTTTCCCTTTCATCGTCCCAATCTGTGTCTTCTGGTTCTACCACCAGACTGTTGTCCAGTGAATCGTAAACGTCCGGTCCGATGCTTCTCGTTTTTCGTTCTTGGGATCGCTTTTGTATTTGTTCTTCTTTTCTTCTCCTTTCTCGTCCGGGCATCTTTTCACCTCCTTAAGTCGTAAGCGGAGAAGAGATAGGTTCTGGGATGGGTTTCAATGTAGAACTTTCCGAGTTCCGCTGCTTTCACTATGTTGTAACCGTTTCTGTAACTTATTGCCGTGAGAAAACCTCTCTTTTCCAGATTTTTTTTGGTACTCTCTTTTGGTTTCGTGCTGTGAGAGAGTTCGTTTATTAATTTCCTCTTTCCTTTTTTCAATGCCCAGAAAAGCATCTCAAAGTAGATGAATCTAACATCCAG is a window encoding:
- the cas5b gene encoding type I-B CRISPR-associated protein Cas5b — protein: MEVIVFDVSGPFGLFRRGYTTTSSYTLPFPPRPTVLGLVGCILGYRDIQRLQNANVAVQIKSPLKFLRMGTNFVETKDRGSRVRISLQLLKEPLYRIFFSWEDEDFYRLENLLRNGETIFTPYLGVASFIVRRIDFVGRFKAVPVEPPCEVHTVARGDTKLVPEPGQFLVYEKVTRQMNENRELIESVVYVFKKDLSPLKVEGGEVWKVADQNIVWM
- a CDS encoding CRISPR-associated helicase/endonuclease Cas3 translates to MEGSGSEHCLDVIRSHVDRKLVDHLKGVEKRALEKFERMNVPWKELFGFEKKTLRQFLSLIATSHDLGKATKYFQTYLDQGKGHPQKKNHSLLSALFFFHKSQGLPSKLRIFGFEIVRRHHGTFEGFLSEVNEIFLEDQLKSIPRDFLEKNGLGDFKLKETVQEVQRCMDEFSIFGDKNIADYFLLHIFMSILVSSDREDVVLRENPLPPLPPYDLTKIESYLSRMERKSKIDELRDAFQREIKEYKLESPGVYAISAPTGIGKTIGNLIFAGKLVSDKTTIIYSLPFINIIEQTVERIQDIFETNDPFFVMPFHHLAEQKFSEEYSEVEDLLIDLWHSRIVVTTFVSLLESLITFKKIPFFYKLPNSVLILDEVQAIPYEYWAIVENVLEFLSKLGTTIVLSTATKPALLKDAKEVLANKSFYFSKLNRVALRVENEMTFNEFKEFIEEKLKDGKKTLIITNTIREAEEVYDSLKEMGLGICFLSSRVVPKDRSKRIKKISEYDVCVSTQVVEAGVDISFERVIRDIAPIDSIVQASGRCNRHFEHERGEVIVVPVKDDRGIFFSKYVYGTFLTEVSKSFLERRKFMEEKDFLGMVEAYFEEIRRLGDPDKKDLLRHFRDLNFSKLKEFQLIAPEPTVPFLVLVDEGAESVYETFREEWEKISEKKSGKWEKFNLAKVFFKKLTPYIVNARVESDESYPEIFLGMIVIPKNLLRNWYDPIKGLRTKSSKEVVI
- the cas4 gene encoding CRISPR-associated protein Cas4 — its product is MISGTIILSYVNCERQAWLMSRNVVPDQSNPYLELGRFIHEEYNSGLTLPGMKVDVLFEKNGMRIVGEVKKSSASVKGARYQLLYYLMRLEEEGLKARGEIIIPNEDKRIPVELDEESRKELRNIIVQIHEVLSKDIPPSPSRKSICRKCGYELFCFS
- the cas1b gene encoding type I-B CRISPR-associated endonuclease Cas1b; the protein is MESVYIFSSGRLRRKSNTLCVESEGGKKYIPVENILDIKIFGEVDFNKRLLEFLTQKRIILHFFNREGYYVGTYYPREFLNSGFLILRQVEHFLDHKKRISIARSIVMGSLNSMMSFLKDNKVEYRKLKELSENLESVNTVEQLMAIEGNAREEYYSLLDSLVDEEAFRIKKRTRRPPQNYANTLLSFGNSLLYTTVLSLIYQTHLDPRVGYLHETNFRRFTLNLDVAELFKPLIIDKIVISMIRLKRIQKRHFNKISNGLMLNDEGKKLFLSEYEKFLRKTVHHKKMNRYVSFRGLIKMELHRLEKHLVGEQNYSAFSTSMWS
- the cas2 gene encoding CRISPR-associated endonuclease Cas2, which codes for MYIIMVYDVNEKRVAKILKVARKYLNWVQNSVLEGEISPGKFEKLKMEVKRLIDKNEDSVRFYITDSSKFFKLEKMGRDKSEIGIFY
- a CDS encoding sigma-54 dependent transcriptional regulator, with the translated sequence MSRKKSKVGIRIYMNDKELENVVKEIVVNLTVNVAKELEKPELANAEILENLDQRVDKTLLIVDNIEFLDSLNKKDVDKILFFVEKSVPSSVIDKLLDFPIAGVFSKKNFTVEYEEKGRFEAKVKETIRELIMEDSNEKDLRKRIDWKYKDVMSKKKEGKIKEKFVSLFLDPSMQKTAEKIRYIVSELKRIYKEIEMVEVLKERLEILKKWKSSNKHNWNDFKKIEEKFKDRGFRVVPSILIEGPTGSGKSLLARIIAESLFETARRFIKELDFNEFFSRVSVLNVEEWVETELFGSSEGSYTDAKDYPGIFLSKAGGVVFLDEIAEIDSKTQAKLLLYLDDWRVRPVGLLETFLAPTVVIAATNKDLLEAIDKKLFRADLYRRFLFRIKLPSLNERKSDFRLLISFVLTTSPHNTGEVEYISLKAIEKLEKHDYPGNFRELEEILNNALIKAKMAKRNIILERDLEI